The Candidatus Omnitrophota bacterium genomic interval GTGAGCGTAATTTTTACAGGGGGCTTTAGATGGCGGATAAAAAACAGATAGTGATAATCGATGATGAGGAGGATATCTGCAGCTTTACTAAATCCATCCTAGAGCGGACAGGGGTTTATGAGGTTGGGACCGCAGTAAAAGCGCAGAACGGCATAGATCTGGTTAAAGAAAAGCTCCCCGATATGATCATCCTTGACGTTAATATGCCTGATATGGACGGCGGGGAAGTCGCCCGTGCCCTGAGGGAATATAAACTTACCAGCAATACCCCGATATTGTTCCTTACCGGGCTTATGCGCAAATCTGAAGCTGAGGATGCTTCAGGTAGGATCGGCAAGAATTTCTATATGGCTAAACCCGTAATCCCGGCCGAACTGATAAAAAAAATCGAATCGATCCTGGCTAAATAGGATAAATTTACCTGCCGCTATTTCTGAGCTCTACTCTGCGTATCTTTCCGCTGATGGTTTTAGGCAACTCCGTGACAAATTCAATGATCCGGGGATATTTATAAGGCGCGGTTATTTTTTTAACGTGATCCTGGAGCTGCTGCACCAGTTCCGGGCAGGATTTGTAGTTTTTAGTCAGGACCACGCTGGCTTTTACGATCTGGCCGCGTTCGGGGTCCGGTACAGCGGTTATCGCGCATTCTAAAACAGCCGGATGCTCTAATAAGGCACTTTCAACTTCAAATGGGCCTATCCGGTATCCGGAGCTTTTTATCAGGTCGTCGGAGCGGCCGACGAACCAATAATAACCGTCTTCGTCCCGCCAGGCCATATCTCCAGTGT includes:
- a CDS encoding response regulator, whose amino-acid sequence is MADKKQIVIIDDEEDICSFTKSILERTGVYEVGTAVKAQNGIDLVKEKLPDMIILDVNMPDMDGGEVARALREYKLTSNTPILFLTGLMRKSEAEDASGRIGKNFYMAKPVIPAELIKKIESILAK